In one window of Aceticella autotrophica DNA:
- a CDS encoding TIGR02710 family CRISPR-associated CARF protein — MEDKLDVCDDELEKKKEEWKVKQAKDAEDYYYKEIFPLVKKNFELCTCSTYQNKYENLIISLGLSFEPLVLTITALKPEKILFLHTRDSNKNLDKVIELTGLSPSQYITEEIIKDDPADIYRTLKKVYVNRWKSPDKTVIDFTGGTKAMSAGMAMAGAYFKIDLIYVASEYDSKMRKPVPGTEELKIVEDPYKVFGDLEKEKGIALFNRNDFVSAGKIFSELERRVAERDYAFYKSLSNIYYLWDCMSFHECIEKFEELFSAINSWKPIEKDLEAYKYYNALHQQYELIKPLEAISLNDKNDECKYIKDKNFYVPLIFSIYANALRRGKEGKYDVAILLLYRVLELIAQVRLASYEFNVSSPDYSVFSKSEEELLSEMNENIKPFKNFREYGDLPRSNMALFDAYVLIKAIGDKLMENIKIKLIYFKVQLRNKSIFAHGFKILQDKDFNNFHEIVKRILTSFCEINDIDFENTYKNYEFIELC, encoded by the coding sequence ATGGAGGATAAATTAGATGTTTGTGATGATGAATTAGAAAAGAAAAAAGAAGAATGGAAAGTAAAACAAGCTAAGGATGCAGAGGATTATTACTATAAAGAGATATTTCCATTAGTGAAAAAAAATTTTGAGTTATGTACATGTTCTACGTATCAAAATAAATACGAAAATTTAATCATATCTTTAGGTTTATCTTTTGAACCATTAGTTTTAACAATTACAGCGTTAAAACCTGAAAAGATATTATTTTTGCATACACGAGATTCCAATAAGAATTTGGATAAGGTAATTGAATTGACTGGATTATCACCATCTCAATATATCACAGAAGAGATTATAAAAGATGATCCTGCTGATATTTACAGAACTTTAAAAAAGGTATATGTTAATAGATGGAAGAGCCCGGACAAAACAGTTATTGATTTTACAGGTGGTACAAAAGCAATGTCTGCAGGAATGGCTATGGCGGGGGCTTATTTTAAAATAGATTTGATTTATGTTGCCAGTGAATATGATAGTAAAATGCGTAAACCGGTGCCGGGAACCGAAGAATTGAAGATTGTGGAAGATCCTTATAAAGTTTTTGGAGATTTGGAAAAAGAAAAAGGAATAGCGCTTTTTAACAGAAATGATTTTGTATCGGCAGGCAAGATTTTTTCCGAATTAGAAAGGAGAGTTGCGGAGCGAGATTATGCTTTTTATAAATCACTATCAAATATTTATTATCTTTGGGATTGTATGTCTTTTCATGAATGTATTGAAAAGTTTGAAGAATTATTTAGTGCAATAAACAGTTGGAAACCCATTGAAAAAGATTTAGAGGCTTATAAATATTATAATGCATTGCATCAGCAATATGAACTTATTAAGCCGCTGGAAGCAATAAGTTTAAATGATAAAAACGACGAATGCAAGTATATTAAAGACAAAAACTTTTATGTACCACTTATTTTTTCGATATATGCCAATGCTTTAAGAAGAGGTAAAGAGGGGAAGTATGATGTGGCGATTCTGTTGCTATACCGTGTTTTAGAATTAATAGCCCAGGTCAGATTGGCAAGTTATGAATTTAATGTTTCTTCTCCTGATTATTCGGTTTTCTCTAAGAGTGAAGAGGAATTGTTATCGGAAATGAATGAAAACATTAAGCCTTTCAAAAACTTTAGAGAATATGGAGATTTGCCTCGTAGTAATATGGCATTATTTGATGCGTATGTTTTAATAAAAGCTATTGGGGATAAATTAATGGAGAATATTAAAATTAAATTAATATATTTTAAGGTACAATTAAGAAACAAATCCATTTTTGCACATGGTTTTAAGATTTTGCAGGACAAGGACTTTAATAACTTTCATGAAATAGTAAAAAGAATTTTAACTTCTTTTTGTGAAATAAATGATATAGATTTTGAAAATACGTATAAGAATTATGAATTTATAGAGTTATGTTAA
- the cmr1 gene encoding type III-B CRISPR module RAMP protein Cmr1: MDESRMVCEVITPMFMSGADVKNTELRTSEFKGMMRFWWRAIKTEQDIKKLREEEAKLFGGTNKGEGKSKVWMRIIPRKITCNNENPLPHKDGRFTLRAIIPPSEFELILTSQERSKKEFYENLFKISAILGGYGKRSRRGFGSIKVIEQKEQNIDLEFINNLLNRIEKNGYKIVNNKIINNKKGGKYPWIKEIAIGGNYEKYESLLKKIGNATHKYCDPSLGSGKPRMASPVYVSIIKENDGYKPIVTTLEGCFPSGYPQGNSNKQKFFIDEVIS; the protein is encoded by the coding sequence ATGGATGAGTCAAGAATGGTTTGTGAAGTTATAACTCCTATGTTTATGTCAGGAGCAGATGTAAAGAATACGGAATTAAGAACATCAGAATTTAAGGGAATGATGCGGTTTTGGTGGAGAGCAATAAAGACAGAACAGGATATAAAGAAATTAAGAGAAGAGGAAGCAAAACTTTTTGGAGGGACTAATAAAGGTGAGGGGAAAAGTAAGGTTTGGATGAGGATTATTCCTCGGAAAATAACTTGTAATAACGAGAACCCCTTGCCACACAAAGATGGAAGGTTTACACTTAGAGCTATAATACCACCTTCTGAATTTGAGTTGATTTTAACATCTCAAGAACGTTCAAAAAAAGAGTTTTATGAAAATCTCTTTAAAATTTCAGCTATTCTTGGTGGATATGGTAAAAGGTCAAGAAGAGGCTTTGGGAGTATTAAAGTTATAGAACAGAAAGAACAAAATATTGATTTAGAGTTTATTAACAACTTACTGAATAGGATAGAAAAGAATGGATATAAAATTGTTAATAATAAAATTATTAACAATAAAAAAGGCGGGAAATATCCATGGATAAAAGAAATTGCAATTGGGGGAAATTACGAAAAATATGAGAGTCTATTAAAAAAAATTGGTAATGCTACTCACAAATATTGTGATCCTTCTCTTGGCAGTGGCAAACCGAGGATGGCTTCTCCTGTTTATGTATCTATAATAAAAGAAAATGATGGATATAAACCAATAGTAACTACCTTGGAGGGTTGTTTTCCTTCAGGATATCCGCAAGGGAATTCTAACAAGCAAAAATTTTTTATAGATGAGGTGATATCATAG
- the cas10 gene encoding type III-B CRISPR-associated protein Cas10/Cmr2: MTDFTQKLRQFLHDPVDKCIEIENCVSRAQIYEKLLGVTDMEKAKYSDAIASNMEDFQNKSLFLFTIGPVQQFISQARKTQDLYMGSFLLSYLTFVGMTEIIDKYGPTNIIYPDLSAQPLMDWYLKKRFERKVKNSTSLFIDQPTIPNRFVALIQETGEKEIKELADKIKKNVRKKWKDIVETVLKEFNLNSIVEKQTEDFPEIYWVAVPFRNNDNDVTIEDFKDFFSDNVIDEWEKNTSENNIGLMYQLAYSALEKSIGIRKNLRNFKQTDEYGKKCHVCGGREGVIKAGVGNLKVGKYISKGEGLCVSCFIKRALDKFLEKEFDGKFQDFTFPSTAEVASASFKKKALKNAGDEFKSYIGEFKKIVGDSNFKQIIVKSLPCIENEFADTVNMDAEWFFEDNLTTRSVKKQFEIEKNESEVADLKKSLKKITDKIEKPDSYYAILLFDGDNMGKWLAGELLPDIEYANNSEIWNKLPQEFKNKLEKCRENKFLTPERHSFISHALRNYSIEFVRKIIEEEHLGKLVYSGGDDVLAFVNTEDLFDVLIKLRAAFSGNIRIENNKIKVDWSNDTGFVEKDGRLLLSMGKNATASCGVVIAHYKMPLGMVINRVRETEEKAKNNFGKDSFAILLLKRSGEERIAISKWRYEEIDVLEKLKELSYAFKEKKDESWVSDRIIYTLGKEFIRIKNKDGHYSSEEGIINAEIERIVKRASHGNNGTEGKETNRKVSEILKSIFWKVGNFDRFLNLIAVSAFIAKEE; this comes from the coding sequence GTGACGGATTTTACGCAAAAATTAAGACAATTTCTACACGACCCCGTTGATAAGTGCATAGAGATTGAAAATTGTGTTAGCAGAGCGCAAATATATGAAAAATTATTAGGTGTAACCGATATGGAAAAAGCAAAATATTCTGATGCTATTGCTTCTAACATGGAAGATTTTCAAAATAAGTCACTTTTTCTATTTACAATAGGACCCGTCCAGCAATTTATTTCTCAGGCAAGGAAAACTCAAGATTTGTATATGGGGAGTTTTTTGCTTTCATATTTAACTTTTGTCGGCATGACTGAAATAATTGATAAATACGGTCCGACAAATATAATTTATCCTGACTTGTCTGCTCAGCCTTTAATGGATTGGTATTTAAAAAAAAGATTTGAAAGAAAAGTAAAAAATTCTACGTCCTTATTCATCGACCAACCAACAATCCCTAACAGATTTGTGGCACTAATTCAAGAAACAGGTGAAAAAGAGATAAAAGAATTAGCAGATAAGATTAAAAAAAATGTTAGAAAGAAATGGAAAGATATAGTTGAGACAGTTTTAAAAGAATTTAATTTAAATTCAATAGTTGAAAAACAAACGGAAGATTTTCCTGAAATTTATTGGGTTGCTGTACCTTTTAGAAATAATGATAATGATGTAACCATTGAAGATTTTAAAGATTTCTTTAGCGATAATGTAATAGACGAATGGGAGAAGAATACTTCTGAAAATAATATCGGATTAATGTACCAACTTGCTTATTCTGCTCTTGAAAAATCTATTGGCATTAGAAAAAACTTAAGAAATTTCAAACAAACGGATGAGTATGGCAAAAAGTGCCATGTATGTGGCGGAAGAGAGGGAGTAATAAAAGCAGGAGTTGGCAACTTAAAAGTTGGCAAATATATAAGTAAAGGGGAAGGACTTTGTGTATCGTGTTTTATAAAAAGGGCACTTGATAAATTTTTGGAGAAAGAATTTGATGGCAAGTTTCAGGATTTTACCTTCCCGTCTACAGCAGAAGTAGCTTCTGCAAGTTTTAAAAAGAAAGCATTGAAGAATGCAGGGGATGAATTCAAATCATATATAGGAGAATTCAAAAAAATTGTTGGAGATAGCAATTTTAAACAGATAATAGTAAAATCTTTGCCATGTATAGAAAATGAGTTTGCTGATACTGTAAATATGGATGCAGAGTGGTTTTTTGAAGATAATTTAACAACAAGATCTGTAAAAAAACAATTTGAGATTGAAAAAAATGAGAGTGAAGTGGCAGATTTAAAAAAATCACTTAAAAAAATAACAGATAAAATAGAAAAACCTGATTCTTATTATGCAATTCTTTTGTTTGATGGTGACAATATGGGAAAATGGTTGGCTGGTGAATTATTGCCGGACATTGAATATGCTAATAATTCAGAAATATGGAATAAATTACCTCAAGAATTTAAAAACAAGTTGGAGAAATGTAGGGAAAACAAATTTCTCACTCCTGAGAGACATTCATTCATTTCTCATGCATTGAGAAATTACAGCATTGAATTTGTTAGGAAAATAATTGAGGAGGAACATCTTGGAAAACTCGTTTATTCAGGAGGAGATGATGTTCTTGCTTTTGTAAACACAGAAGATTTGTTTGATGTACTGATAAAATTAAGAGCTGCTTTTTCAGGCAATATTAGAATTGAAAATAATAAGATTAAAGTAGATTGGAGTAATGATACAGGTTTTGTTGAAAAAGATGGAAGATTGCTTTTATCTATGGGTAAAAATGCAACTGCTTCTTGCGGTGTAGTAATAGCACATTATAAAATGCCATTGGGGATGGTTATTAATAGGGTTAGAGAAACAGAGGAAAAAGCAAAAAACAATTTTGGGAAGGATAGTTTTGCAATATTATTATTGAAGCGTTCTGGGGAAGAAAGAATTGCGATAAGCAAGTGGAGGTATGAAGAAATAGATGTCTTAGAGAAGTTAAAGGAACTGTCATATGCTTTTAAAGAAAAGAAAGATGAGTCGTGGGTTTCGGATAGAATTATTTATACTTTGGGGAAGGAATTTATTAGAATAAAAAATAAAGATGGCCATTATTCTTCAGAAGAAGGTATAATTAATGCGGAAATAGAAAGAATTGTGAAAAGAGCAAGTCATGGTAATAATGGCACAGAAGGAAAAGAAACAAATAGAAAAGTATCAGAAATACTAAAAAGTATATTCTGGAAAGTAGGGAATTTTGATCGCTTTTTGAATCTTATTGCAGTATCTGCTTTTATTGCGAAGGAGGAATGA
- the cmr3 gene encoding type III-B CRISPR module-associated protein Cmr3: MFIKIKPIDTLFFRTARPFSKGEDTWADLVFPPYPSTLYGAIRSYLIFKNGTLKDFYNGKFKDILGTPEEKAKFSIKGPLLISEEKPIFKVPNDLIKVKGNDKKLYPLQFCKKPFLMVSNYNFDNAIVWKEKEVIDDAEGWLSSLYFKNYLTGKSKEFYYGKNDDYFQREEKIGITRDKVSKTSKDECLYRMSMIRLKKNVGFVAEIENINNLGKNGVLQLGGESKAVAFEECDDIFKDLKDIEFKFNENLFKIYLATPAIFKKGWLPGWIEESSLKGNYNGIEVKLLACAIGKPIPIGGWKLNAGGGKPKPLKKAVPSGSIYYFKVLNDADANKIKDVFHFKNISDINPEEGFGLSIVGVVMI, encoded by the coding sequence ATGTTTATTAAAATAAAACCTATTGACACATTGTTTTTTAGAACGGCAAGACCATTTTCAAAAGGAGAAGATACATGGGCAGATCTTGTTTTTCCTCCTTATCCATCAACGCTTTATGGTGCTATAAGAAGTTATTTGATTTTTAAAAACGGCACATTAAAAGATTTTTACAATGGCAAATTTAAGGATATTTTAGGAACACCAGAAGAAAAAGCAAAATTTAGTATAAAAGGTCCTCTTTTAATTTCGGAGGAGAAACCTATTTTTAAGGTTCCAAACGATTTAATTAAAGTGAAAGGTAATGACAAGAAATTATATCCTTTGCAATTTTGCAAAAAGCCTTTTTTAATGGTTAGCAATTATAATTTTGATAATGCTATTGTATGGAAGGAAAAAGAAGTTATTGATGATGCGGAGGGATGGCTTAGTTCATTGTATTTTAAAAACTATTTAACTGGTAAAAGTAAGGAATTTTACTATGGAAAAAATGATGACTATTTCCAAAGAGAAGAGAAAATTGGTATTACCCGTGACAAGGTTAGTAAAACTTCAAAAGATGAATGTTTGTATCGTATGTCAATGATAAGACTTAAAAAAAATGTTGGATTTGTTGCAGAAATTGAGAATATAAATAATCTTGGAAAGAATGGAGTTTTGCAATTAGGAGGTGAAAGTAAAGCAGTTGCTTTTGAAGAATGTGATGATATATTTAAGGATTTAAAAGATATAGAGTTTAAATTTAATGAAAATTTGTTTAAAATTTATTTAGCAACACCTGCGATATTCAAAAAGGGTTGGTTGCCGGGTTGGATAGAAGAAAGCAGCTTAAAGGGAAATTATAATGGCATAGAAGTAAAACTTCTTGCATGTGCAATTGGCAAACCCATTCCTATTGGCGGATGGAAGTTGAATGCAGGAGGTGGCAAACCAAAGCCGTTAAAAAAAGCAGTTCCATCAGGAAGCATATATTATTTTAAAGTTCTAAATGATGCAGATGCAAATAAAATAAAAGATGTTTTTCACTTTAAAAATATTTCGGATATAAATCCTGAAGAAGGATTTGGATTATCGATTGTAGGGGTGGTAATGATATGA
- a CDS encoding putative CRISPR-associated protein gives MKKIITMVGTSIFDNYKEKNNDNKNFSNNVEYLKDKGASEYDKNKEMIEAIIKDLKDWIKKEKDKENISAEIKSLVKLKKELNDDNDDLDIYLLYSDTILGKIAGEVVKEFIIADKEMFGNIQSNGIKCYMIKNLQVKDRKKFEEGMNNLIYKVYDLTQEDWNNVAINITGGFKATIPYLTVLGQVNKCPIYYIFEKTDVLIKIPYIPLDIKWNVFEENEEFFVDLERKDISELPNNLTFRNDIESLIEKADNLLCINSLGITLWEKYKERFELFYISIKVKDYIDGTKDKKQIIDSSFLELKRRLKENPQDPDLDHKLEEVNLQGFKCFKHKEKKLQVRILYKTEERKTRYGSKELDIFIEDIEIGSGVHNANNEYVKQFKKILSEISDLDKYKCYRIEKAQLNKNL, from the coding sequence ATGAAAAAAATAATAACAATGGTTGGAACTTCAATATTCGACAATTATAAAGAAAAAAATAATGATAATAAAAATTTTTCTAACAATGTAGAATATTTAAAAGATAAGGGGGCTTCTGAATATGATAAAAATAAAGAGATGATAGAGGCAATAATAAAAGACCTAAAAGATTGGATCAAAAAAGAAAAAGATAAAGAAAATATTTCAGCAGAAATAAAGAGTCTTGTAAAGTTAAAAAAAGAATTAAATGATGATAATGATGATTTAGATATATATCTTCTTTATTCTGATACAATTTTAGGCAAAATAGCAGGAGAGGTGGTAAAAGAATTTATTATTGCTGATAAAGAAATGTTTGGTAATATTCAAAGTAATGGTATTAAATGTTACATGATCAAAAATTTGCAGGTTAAAGATAGGAAAAAATTTGAAGAAGGTATGAATAATCTTATTTATAAAGTTTACGATTTAACACAGGAAGATTGGAACAATGTTGCAATAAATATTACCGGAGGTTTTAAAGCAACCATACCATATTTGACTGTTCTTGGACAAGTAAATAAATGCCCTATTTATTATATTTTTGAGAAGACAGATGTATTAATAAAAATTCCATATATTCCTCTTGATATAAAGTGGAATGTTTTCGAAGAAAATGAAGAATTTTTTGTGGATCTTGAAAGAAAGGATATATCAGAATTACCGAATAATCTTACTTTCCGTAATGATATAGAAAGTTTGATTGAAAAGGCGGATAATCTTTTGTGTATTAATTCACTTGGCATAACACTATGGGAAAAATATAAAGAACGATTTGAATTATTTTATATCTCAATAAAAGTAAAAGATTATATTGATGGTACAAAAGATAAAAAACAAATTATAGATAGTTCATTTTTGGAACTTAAAAGAAGACTAAAAGAAAATCCCCAGGATCCTGATCTTGATCATAAATTAGAAGAGGTAAACTTGCAGGGTTTTAAATGTTTTAAGCATAAAGAAAAAAAATTGCAGGTTAGGATACTTTATAAAACTGAAGAGCGGAAAACACGTTATGGAAGCAAAGAATTAGACATTTTTATTGAGGATATTGAAATAGGTAGTGGGGTACATAATGCAAATAACGAATATGTAAAACAATTTAAAAAAATTCTAAGTGAAATTAGTGATTTGGATAAATATAAATGTTATCGCATTGAAAAAGCACAATTAAATAAAAACTTATAA
- the cmr4 gene encoding type III-B CRISPR module RAMP protein Cmr4, with amino-acid sequence MFSKFKPFFLIAETPLHPGSGSEVGIVDLPIQRERHTNFPKIEASGLKGSIREVFCNLEKEIDIGSDKKVKIKDYVNLIFGPEKGNTHAGSLAFTDARILFLPVKSLKNVFAWITCPQVIQRFEEDMRIAGVELKNFPKDVKSDTLPEGSNIVISSKIVLEEFTFDIKPDLETKKLSEWFAQKIFPMRETIDPYKYWRDKFQKDLVILEDDEFAEFVSTSTEVIARTIINNKTGTADNLWYEEYLPQDTILYSIAMGTPIRILDDKEKGLFRSDSSEKEAEKVINYFKDGVPDVIQIGGNQTIGKGITRIQILEEEE; translated from the coding sequence ATGTTTAGTAAATTTAAACCATTTTTCTTAATTGCAGAAACTCCACTTCATCCGGGAAGCGGAAGCGAGGTTGGAATTGTAGATTTGCCAATTCAGAGAGAAAGACATACTAATTTTCCTAAGATTGAAGCTTCAGGATTAAAGGGATCTATAAGAGAGGTTTTTTGTAACTTAGAAAAAGAAATTGATATAGGCTCTGATAAAAAAGTAAAAATCAAGGACTATGTAAACTTGATTTTTGGTCCTGAAAAAGGAAATACTCATGCAGGTTCTCTTGCTTTTACTGATGCACGAATTCTATTTTTACCTGTAAAATCATTAAAAAATGTTTTTGCATGGATTACTTGTCCGCAAGTGATACAGAGATTTGAAGAAGATATGAGGATTGCAGGAGTGGAACTCAAGAATTTTCCTAAAGATGTTAAAAGTGATACATTGCCTGAGGGTTCAAATATTGTGATTTCTTCAAAGATTGTGTTGGAAGAGTTTACATTTGATATTAAACCAGATTTGGAAACCAAAAAACTTTCCGAGTGGTTTGCACAAAAAATTTTTCCAATGAGAGAAACAATAGACCCTTATAAATATTGGAGAGATAAATTTCAAAAGGACCTTGTCATTCTTGAAGATGATGAATTTGCTGAGTTTGTTTCAACATCAACGGAGGTTATTGCAAGGACAATTATTAATAATAAAACTGGTACTGCCGATAATCTTTGGTACGAAGAATATTTGCCGCAAGATACAATTTTATATTCAATTGCTATGGGAACGCCAATCAGAATTCTTGATGATAAAGAAAAGGGTCTATTTAGAAGTGATTCTTCAGAAAAAGAGGCTGAAAAAGTAATCAATTATTTTAAAGACGGTGTTCCTGATGTTATTCAAATTGGAGGCAACCAAACTATTGGAAAAGGAATAACGAGGATTCAGATTCTGGAGGAGGAAGAATAA
- the cmr5 gene encoding type III-B CRISPR module-associated protein Cmr5 — protein sequence MFQDTIINKLEKGRAEFAYKSVDEIIELYSNNENIKKGLDNFINNVKNNINKIDNDNQRKNLLKRLEEIFKKPEVYLEKEGYNKLDEEEKARIVDKYKNFIENYRAYSRKIPTMIFTNGLGQTLAFIKAKAEKGNAYELLYLQISEYMKSPHTIRIKMPEDANDLLKWVISCDSPEYRYITQEVLAFLNWLKKFAEGRIEE from the coding sequence ATGTTTCAGGATACAATAATCAATAAGCTTGAAAAAGGGAGAGCAGAGTTTGCTTATAAATCTGTTGATGAAATAATTGAATTGTACAGCAATAATGAGAATATAAAAAAAGGTTTAGATAATTTTATTAATAATGTTAAAAATAACATTAATAAGATTGATAATGACAATCAGAGAAAAAATCTATTGAAACGACTTGAAGAAATTTTTAAAAAGCCGGAAGTCTATTTAGAAAAAGAGGGGTACAATAAATTAGATGAAGAAGAAAAAGCGAGAATTGTTGATAAGTATAAAAATTTTATTGAAAATTATCGAGCGTATTCCCGTAAAATTCCTACAATGATATTTACGAACGGGCTTGGGCAGACCCTTGCTTTTATTAAAGCTAAAGCTGAAAAGGGTAATGCTTATGAATTGCTTTATTTGCAGATCTCCGAGTATATGAAAAGCCCTCATACCATTAGAATTAAAATGCCTGAAGATGCAAATGATTTATTAAAATGGGTTATTTCTTGTGATTCTCCAGAATATCGTTATATTACACAAGAAGTTCTTGCTTTTTTAAACTGGCTTAAAAAATTTGCGGAAGGAAGGATTGAAGAATGA
- the cmr6 gene encoding type III-B CRISPR module RAMP protein Cmr6 has product MFKEIEKYAEYEWNKRKNREKEKCFNYKSSEFLKNPALIFGRLIPYPDDSDGKDSPDNKQECLELVVGEMEKLNEEINNRGFSIAARYGYAVKGLETYGFKTRNLQLSLLWRIIVGLGASHPQETSMTLHHIYGIPYIPGSAVKGITRHWVILNKFNNDEQKALKNEEFKEIFGTQEKEGEVIFFDAYTCGKIKLVIDIMNPHYSKYYSGLESPTDYQSPNPIKFLALEKTKFNFYVASKNKKLLSIALDYLKEALLQHGIGAKTSIGYGFFKV; this is encoded by the coding sequence ATGTTTAAAGAGATTGAAAAATATGCTGAGTATGAATGGAATAAAAGAAAAAATAGAGAAAAAGAGAAATGTTTTAATTACAAATCATCAGAATTTCTTAAAAACCCGGCACTTATTTTTGGAAGACTGATTCCATACCCTGATGACTCTGATGGAAAAGATTCACCAGATAATAAGCAGGAATGTTTAGAATTAGTAGTTGGTGAAATGGAAAAATTGAATGAAGAAATTAACAATAGGGGTTTTTCAATAGCTGCTCGTTATGGATATGCAGTTAAAGGTTTAGAAACCTATGGGTTTAAAACAAGAAATTTACAATTATCACTTTTATGGCGTATCATTGTTGGACTTGGAGCTTCTCATCCTCAAGAAACATCGATGACGCTGCATCACATTTATGGAATTCCTTATATACCTGGGAGTGCAGTTAAGGGTATTACAAGGCATTGGGTAATTTTAAATAAATTTAATAATGATGAGCAGAAAGCCTTAAAAAACGAAGAGTTTAAAGAAATTTTCGGCACACAAGAAAAAGAAGGAGAGGTTATATTTTTTGATGCCTATACTTGTGGTAAAATCAAATTAGTCATTGATATAATGAATCCGCATTATTCTAAGTATTATTCCGGATTAGAATCTCCTACCGACTATCAATCACCTAACCCTATTAAATTTTTGGCATTAGAAAAAACTAAGTTTAATTTTTACGTGGCGAGCAAGAACAAAAAATTACTTTCAATAGCTTTAGATTACCTTAAAGAAGCTTTATTACAACATGGAATTGGTGCTAAAACCTCTATTGGATATGGATTTTTTAAGGTTTAA
- a CDS encoding type II secretion system F family protein, with protein MIILFSALVFLLVLFASFFFIGFKNKNPVEERYDKPVKRSFSFNLKKLWNWSDICPVSFDTIFTIDIFITGLFFACIMFFLNNILISILAAITVFATAPTLIINILVKRKINKFKKKLEFAISIVISSLEVGMPLFKALKESSQFAEEPLKSEFSRMSVEIEGGIPATKAFQGLYERFPCRESSDINDAMELYETVGGAKSVDLLRTLLVNLQETMTVNSQVQQYTKGAKTSVVMMACVPVAFSIIMILVAPDLYSVLWTTTSGKITLAFCIGLFIFGVWVIWSIISNIEEL; from the coding sequence TTGATTATTCTTTTTTCTGCCTTAGTTTTCTTACTGGTATTGTTCGCATCCTTTTTCTTTATCGGTTTTAAAAATAAAAATCCTGTAGAAGAAAGATACGACAAGCCTGTAAAAAGAAGTTTTTCATTTAATCTTAAAAAGCTTTGGAACTGGAGTGATATATGTCCGGTTTCGTTTGATACGATTTTTACTATAGATATCTTTATAACCGGTTTGTTTTTTGCTTGTATTATGTTTTTTCTAAATAATATACTGATTTCAATTTTAGCGGCGATTACGGTATTTGCAACAGCGCCTACATTAATAATCAATATTCTTGTTAAAAGAAAAATAAATAAATTTAAGAAAAAATTAGAATTTGCGATTAGTATTGTTATCTCAAGTCTTGAAGTCGGAATGCCTCTTTTTAAAGCATTAAAAGAATCTTCACAGTTTGCGGAAGAACCTTTAAAAAGCGAGTTTTCACGCATGAGTGTTGAAATAGAAGGCGGTATACCTGCAACAAAAGCGTTTCAAGGCTTATATGAACGTTTTCCTTGCAGGGAATCAAGCGATATCAATGATGCCATGGAATTGTATGAGACAGTGGGCGGTGCAAAATCCGTCGATCTTTTGAGAACGCTTCTTGTTAATCTGCAAGAAACGATGACTGTTAACTCACAGGTTCAGCAGTATACAAAAGGTGCAAAAACGTCTGTTGTTATGATGGCTTGCGTTCCTGTCGCTTTTTCAATAATAATGATTTTGGTAGCCCCCGACTTATATTCGGTTTTATGGACAACTACATCAGGAAAGATTACGCTTGCTTTTTGTATTGGCCTTTTTATTTTTGGTGTATGGGTTATCTGGAGTATTATCAGCAACATCGAAGAATTATAG
- a CDS encoding type II secretion system F family protein, with protein MSVASKLVVAMSGGLSFYEALEWASKDNAYTKTELGKELKRAVEKTKMGLDFGDVMKEFSIRTGVVDIQRLSIAVIQAQKYGTSIAETLSREVTDCRERYKAEIIGQAITSEKKTDASLIILALPTMIMTVAPMAISFMQMGGMGVIGK; from the coding sequence ATGTCTGTTGCATCAAAGCTCGTTGTTGCAATGTCCGGTGGATTATCTTTCTATGAAGCCCTTGAATGGGCATCAAAAGACAATGCTTACACAAAAACAGAACTCGGCAAGGAACTTAAAAGGGCAGTGGAGAAAACAAAAATGGGCTTGGATTTTGGAGATGTTATGAAAGAATTCTCGATCAGAACAGGTGTTGTCGACATTCAAAGGCTTTCAATTGCCGTTATTCAGGCACAAAAATACGGTACTTCGATTGCCGAAACTTTAAGCAGGGAAGTCACGGACTGCCGTGAACGCTATAAAGCCGAAATAATAGGGCAGGCTATTACCTCGGAAAAGAAAACCGATGCGTCACTTATTATTCTTGCATTGCCTACAATGATTATGACAGTAGCACCAATGGCTATATCCTTCATGCAGATGGGCGGTATGGGCGTGATTGGAAAATGA